Part of the bacterium genome is shown below.
TGACCGCGGCCTCCGCGGCGGCGACGGCAGCGGCGAGCCCGATCGACGACAAGCGGGGCACGGTCGCCTACCGGAAGAAGATCGCGGGGGTCCTCACGACCCGCGCAGCGAAGATCGCAGCCGAGCGGGCGCGGGCGCGTTAGGCGCGTCCCGCACGGACAAGGAAGAAGAGAGACGACGTGGCGAAGATTCGAGTCGAGACGACGATCAACGGCGAAGAGACCGAGTTCCTCTGCAACGGTCAGGAGAGCCTGCTCGAGGTCCTGAGGGACGGGATCGGCATGACGGGCACGAAAGAAGGCTGCACGACCGGCGACTGTGGTGCCTGCTCCGTCGTCGTCGACGGACGGCTGGTGCCCTCGTGCCTGGTGCTCGCGGCCGAGGCCCAGGGCCGGAACGTCGAGACGATCGAGGGCGTCGCCGACGGACAGAAGCTGACGCCGATCCAGCAGCAATTTCTCGAACACGGCGCGCTGCAGTGCGGAATCTGCACGCCCGGATTCATCGTCGCGGCCGAGAAGCTGCTCGAGAAGAACCCGGATCCGACGGAGGCCGAGGCGAGGTACTTCCTCGCCGGCAACCTCTGTCGGTGCACCGGTTACGACAAGATCATCAAGGCCGTCCTCGATGCGGCGGCCGTGATGCGGGAGGAACGGGCATGAGCGCAGCTCCGGACACTTCGGATCGCAAGTTCAAGCAGGTCGGCAGCCGACCGATTCGCCACGACGGCCTCGACAAGGTCACGGGGCGCGCGCGCTTCGGTGCGGACTTCACGCTGCCCGGAACGCTCCAGGGCGTCTTCGTCCGCAGCCCCCACGCCCACGCGAAGATCCTCGGGATCGACACGAGCAAGGCGGAGAAGGTGCCGGGCGTGAAGGCGGTGATCACCGCCGCCGACTTCCCGGAACTCCCCATGCACTGGATCACCCAGGGCCCCGCCGGCGTCGACGCCGGGGCGAACCAGCGCGTGATCCTGGCGAGGGAGAAGGTGCTCTACCACGGCCATGCCTTCGCCGCGGTCGCGGCGGCGACCCGCGAGATCGCGATCGAGGCGGGCAAGCTGATCGAAGTCGAGTGGGAGGTGCTCCAACCGGTCCTCTCGATCGACCAGGCGCTCGCCGACGGTGCGCCGATCCTCCACGAAGGGCAGGCGACCGAGGGAATGGGGCCGCCGGTCGAGGGCGATACGAACATCACGAACCAGATCGTCTTCGAGGGCGGCGACCTCGAGGCGGGCTGGGCCGAGGCCGACGTCGTCGTCGAAGGCGTGTTCGAGACCCCGATGGTCCACCAGGGCTACATCGAGCCCCAC
Proteins encoded:
- a CDS encoding (2Fe-2S)-binding protein → MAKIRVETTINGEETEFLCNGQESLLEVLRDGIGMTGTKEGCTTGDCGACSVVVDGRLVPSCLVLAAEAQGRNVETIEGVADGQKLTPIQQQFLEHGALQCGICTPGFIVAAEKLLEKNPDPTEAEARYFLAGNLCRCTGYDKIIKAVLDAAAVMREERA